In Xiphophorus hellerii strain 12219 chromosome 13, Xiphophorus_hellerii-4.1, whole genome shotgun sequence, the following proteins share a genomic window:
- the LOC116730744 gene encoding solute carrier family 2, facilitated glucose transporter member 1-like codes for MEGQGKQVTGYLLFSLGTAVIGSLQFGYNTGVINAPEEKLRSFFNQTWLQRYNEPISSGVCTIVWSVAVAIFSVGGMVGSFSVGIMANRFGRRRSMFLVNILAVIGGLLMGFSTICSSYEMVIAGRLVIGLFCGLFTGLTPMYVGEVSPTPLRGAFGTLHQLGVVVGILIAQIFGLEVLLGSDKLWPLLLALTVAPAVLQCILLPFCPESPRFLLINLNQEEQARKALVRLRGTEDVNKDIQEMKEESAKMAMEKMVTIAELFRSAAYRQPLLIAVMLQLSQQLSGINAVFYYSTGIFSSAGVKQPIYATIGAGIVNTIFTVVSLFLVEKAGRRTLHLLGLGGMAVSALVMTVSLLLTHITAMSYVAILAVMLFVAMFELGPGPIPWFIVAELFSQGPRPAAMAVAGCCNWTANFLVGMSFPKLVEWCGPWVFLIFTAFLIIFFIFTFIKVPETKGKTFDEIAREFGGALPPATSSAEDPGATSSTAITLQASSPEKEKVPLVEAPAAAAAAAPAAAPAAATPATETTPLKDKSGSQGEQV; via the exons GGAAAGCAAGTAACGGGTTATCTCTTGTTCTCGCTGGGCACGGCCGTCATCGGCTCGCTGCAGTTTGGTTACAACACAGGAGTCATCAATGCTCCGGAAGAG aaactgcGGTCGTTCTTCAACCAAACCTGGTTGCAGCGTTACAACGAGCCCATCAGTTCAGGGGTTTGTACCATCGTCTGGAGCGTCGCTGTAGCCATCTTCAGTGTGGGCGGCATGGTGGGCTCCTTCAGTGTGGGCATCATGGCCAATAGATTTGGCAG ACGGCGCTCCATGTTCCTGGTGAACATCCTGGCTGTGATCGGAGGCCTCCTCATGGGGTTCTCCACCATCTGCTCCTCCTATGAGATGGTGATTGCGGGTCGTCTGGTCATTGGCCTGTTCTGCGGTCTCTTCACCGGGCTGACTCCCATGTACGTGGGGGAGGTGTCACCAACACCTCTTCGTGGAGCATTTGGTACTCTGCATCAACTCGGAGTGGTAGTGGGCATCCTGATTGCTCAG ATCTTTGGTCTGgaggttctgttgggttctgaCAAGCTGTGGCCCCTGCTGCTGGCCCTCACCGTGGCCCCTGCTGTGCTGCAGTGCATCTTGCTGCCCTTCTGTCCTGAGAGTCCCCGCTTCCTTCTGATCAACCTTAATCAGGAGGAACAAGCACGCAAAG CTCTGGTTCGTCTACGTGGCACGGAGGATGTGAACAAAGACATCCAGGAGATGAAGGAGGAGAGCGCCAAGATGGCGATGGAGAAGATGGTGACCATCGCTGAGCTGTTTCGCTCAGCGGCCTACAGGCAGCCCCTCCTCATCGCCGTCATGCTGCAGCTCTCCCAGCAGCTATCAGGAATCAATGCT GTGTTTTACTACTCCACAGGGATCTTTAGCTCAGCTGGAGTGAAGCAACCCATCTACGCTACAATAGGAGCCGGAATTGTCAATACTATCTTCACTGTTGTTTCT CTCTTTCTGGTGGAAAAGGCTGGACGAAGGACTTTACATCTCCTGGGATTGGGAGGAATGGCCGTCAGTGCCCTGGTCATGACAGTCTCCCTCCTGTTG ACGCACATTACAGCTATGAGCTACGTGGCAATCCTGGCTGTCATGCTTTTTGTGGCTATGTTTGAGCTGGGCCCTGGTCCCATTCCATGGTTCATTGTGGCTGAGCTTTTCTCCCAGGGGCCCCGTCCTGCGGCCATGGCTGTAGCAGGATGCTGCAACTGGACAGCCAATTTCCTTGTTGGAATGAGCTTCCCGAAACTAGTG GAGTGGTGTGGACCATGGGTGTTCCTCATCTTCACTGCCTTCCTCATCATCTTTTTCATCTTCACATTCATCAAAGTCCCAGAAACGAAGGGAAAGACATTTGATGAGATTGCCCGTGAATTTGGCGGCGCTCTGCCTCCTGCCACCTCTTCCGCTGAGGATCCTGGTGCCACTTCCAGCACGGCCATAACTCTTCAAGCCTCTTCTCCTGAGAAAGAGAAGGTCCCGCTGGTGGAGGCGCCGGCAGCAGCGGCTGCAGCCGCTCCTGCAGCCGCTCCTGCAGCCGCCACTCCGGCAACCGAAACCACACCCCTTAAAGATAAATCCGGCTCACAAGGGGAGCAGGTGTAG